One genomic segment of Methanolinea mesophila includes these proteins:
- a CDS encoding B12-binding domain-containing radical SAM protein translates to MPDRIALIYPFFREKDPVEEEKLFPPLSVAYLSAQMKERGLSVSVHDGTFLAPAEVVRNVTKLRPAVVSIYLMITMGRNALNLLGQLRALLPGTLFIAGGPLATLYPERFGEPFDIVFCGEGDRTVARFCADYCRSGCRPDDLSRLDLSTYPGLSTRLGDAPVRVPPVHLPAEEIERLPLPDRSVFDHRRYQEFWQDAAGCRMTSIMITRGCPYSCDFCSKPVWGNEYRRPSLVQVFREIRDILSYGYDRIWIADDSFTLDTSYLEEFCRRKIAGGFSFTWTCLSRVDRLDEEIVGLMKDAGCVRVHLGLESGNDATLGLMGKRIKVADGIRAVRLFCEAGIGTAGFFIVGYPGETEESVDQTLALAATLPLDEISINVPFPLPGSPLFTRVVPVDTTADWQVANEISFIYDSEFDESWLRDRIGRAKERFRENREKRRKGRSDTGNNP, encoded by the coding sequence ATGCCTGACCGCATTGCACTCATCTACCCTTTTTTCCGTGAGAAGGACCCCGTCGAGGAGGAAAAACTGTTTCCCCCGCTCTCGGTGGCCTACCTCTCGGCCCAGATGAAGGAACGCGGCCTTTCGGTATCGGTCCATGACGGGACATTCCTTGCTCCCGCCGAGGTAGTCCGGAACGTTACAAAACTGCGGCCGGCCGTGGTAAGCATCTACCTGATGATCACCATGGGCCGGAATGCGCTGAATCTCCTCGGACAGCTCCGGGCCCTACTTCCCGGAACCCTTTTCATCGCCGGGGGGCCCCTGGCCACGCTCTATCCCGAACGGTTCGGCGAGCCGTTCGACATCGTCTTCTGCGGCGAGGGGGATCGCACGGTCGCCCGGTTCTGTGCCGACTACTGCAGGTCGGGGTGCCGGCCGGACGACCTCTCCCGTCTCGATCTCTCCACATATCCGGGGCTCTCCACCCGGCTGGGCGATGCACCGGTCCGGGTCCCGCCCGTCCACCTGCCCGCGGAGGAGATCGAACGGCTCCCGCTCCCCGACCGGAGCGTCTTTGACCACCGCCGCTACCAGGAGTTCTGGCAGGATGCGGCGGGGTGCAGGATGACGAGCATAATGATCACCCGGGGGTGCCCCTACTCCTGCGATTTCTGTTCGAAGCCGGTCTGGGGGAACGAGTACCGCAGGCCCTCCCTTGTCCAGGTATTCCGGGAGATCCGCGATATCCTCTCCTATGGGTACGACCGGATCTGGATTGCCGATGACTCTTTCACCCTCGACACCTCGTACCTGGAGGAGTTCTGCAGGAGGAAGATCGCCGGAGGGTTTTCGTTCACCTGGACCTGCCTCTCCCGGGTTGACCGGCTCGACGAGGAGATCGTCGGACTGATGAAGGATGCAGGGTGCGTCCGGGTCCACCTGGGGCTCGAGTCGGGGAACGACGCGACCCTCGGGCTGATGGGAAAACGGATAAAGGTCGCGGACGGTATCCGTGCGGTCCGGCTCTTCTGCGAAGCGGGTATCGGGACCGCAGGGTTCTTCATCGTGGGATACCCCGGGGAGACAGAAGAATCGGTGGACCAGACGCTCGCCCTCGCCGCCACGCTCCCCCTCGACGAGATCTCCATCAACGTCCCGTTCCCCCTCCCCGGATCCCCGCTCTTCACCCGTGTCGTACCCGTCGATACCACTGCCGACTGGCAGGTGGCGAACGAGATCTCCTTCATCTACGACTCGGAGTTCGACGAGTCGTGGCTGCGGGACCGGATCGGGCGGGCGAAGGAGCGGTTCAGGGAAAACAGGGAGAAGCGGCGAAAGGGCCGATCCGATACCGGGAATAATCCGTAA
- a CDS encoding SAM-dependent methyltransferase produces MEFSDLVTITQGSLPLMNPVSPEKVIAVGRAAGLSSSDLVIECGCGNGTLLSLWGEKFGISGTGIEVRRQACEQAEKTIRDKGLADRITIRCDDAATFVPESPADCAVALGASFIWGGFADALDALRGMVHKKGKVVIGDRYWRSDRVPPDFAREWPDVCTGYEQIRLAREAGFDCTYLVRASEEDWDRYETGIWQACAGWIEKNPEHPDREEVLEYLHHIQDEYAGYGQEHIGWIMYLLEPAIEV; encoded by the coding sequence ATGGAATTCTCCGACCTCGTCACCATTACACAGGGATCGCTTCCCCTCATGAACCCGGTATCGCCTGAAAAGGTAATTGCCGTCGGGAGAGCCGCAGGCCTTTCTTCTTCGGACCTGGTGATCGAATGCGGGTGCGGAAACGGCACCCTGCTCTCGCTCTGGGGCGAAAAGTTCGGGATATCAGGGACCGGGATCGAAGTCAGGAGACAGGCCTGCGAACAGGCCGAAAAGACGATCAGGGACAAGGGACTTGCGGACCGGATCACCATCCGGTGCGACGATGCGGCAACGTTCGTCCCGGAATCTCCTGCCGATTGCGCGGTAGCTCTCGGGGCATCCTTTATCTGGGGAGGCTTTGCCGACGCGCTCGATGCGTTGCGGGGTATGGTGCACAAAAAAGGCAAGGTGGTGATTGGTGACCGCTACTGGCGAAGTGACCGTGTCCCTCCCGATTTTGCTCGGGAATGGCCGGATGTCTGCACCGGATACGAACAGATCCGCCTTGCACGGGAGGCCGGGTTTGATTGCACCTATCTCGTCAGGGCATCTGAAGAAGACTGGGACCGGTATGAAACGGGGATCTGGCAGGCCTGTGCCGGATGGATTGAAAAAAACCCGGAGCATCCTGACAGGGAAGAGGTGCTTGAATACCTCCACCATATCCAGGACGAGTACGCGGGATACGGGCAGGAACATATCGGATGGATAATGTACCTTCTCGAACCGGCCATTGAAGTGTAG
- a CDS encoding NAD(P)/FAD-dependent oxidoreductase, with the protein MNGDRRIAIAGGGIAGGYLSQLLAQKGITPEVFDGMDHATRCGYRSCGWGAPERIGAYLTDVGLDLSDYLVEPMTSMNFDGLVATTPLWTIDKPGLIRDLTEGSSLHRQNLTREAADEYDLVVDATGIARALLPPCRSDLTLPTVQHRVIVQPLDGERLLPGVHGNQIPGLGYLWIFPLAGDEYHIGIGGIGLASHDSLMDRFYRDSADRFSFTRVCGCRGVVRVASPYYAMPFYSRDLREDGTSRLTMGVGESIGTVSPFTGEGIVYSLECARIFADSMEDPEAYTRTVLARFSWMKKERETLDYLLAQGKNGGPRMRDRWRFFQNAHRSGIGLPVLEAFKRMGSLSRWVEGSDG; encoded by the coding sequence ATGAACGGTGACAGACGCATCGCCATCGCGGGGGGCGGAATCGCGGGGGGCTACCTGTCCCAGCTCCTGGCGCAGAAGGGGATCACCCCCGAAGTCTTCGACGGTATGGACCACGCCACCCGGTGCGGGTACCGCTCGTGCGGGTGGGGCGCCCCGGAGCGGATCGGGGCCTATCTCACCGACGTCGGCCTCGACCTTTCGGACTACCTCGTCGAGCCGATGACCTCCATGAACTTCGACGGCCTGGTGGCGACCACGCCGCTCTGGACCATCGACAAACCGGGGCTGATCCGGGACCTCACGGAGGGGAGCAGCCTGCATCGCCAGAACCTGACACGGGAGGCGGCGGATGAGTACGACCTGGTGGTGGATGCGACCGGGATCGCCCGGGCACTCCTCCCCCCCTGCAGGTCCGACCTGACGCTCCCCACCGTCCAGCACCGGGTTATCGTGCAACCGCTCGACGGAGAACGGCTTTTACCCGGGGTCCACGGGAACCAGATCCCCGGTCTCGGGTATCTCTGGATCTTCCCTCTCGCCGGGGACGAATACCACATCGGCATCGGCGGCATCGGGCTGGCCAGCCACGACAGCCTCATGGACCGGTTTTACCGGGACTCCGCGGACCGGTTCTCCTTCACCCGGGTCTGCGGCTGCAGGGGGGTCGTGCGGGTTGCCTCCCCTTACTACGCGATGCCGTTCTATTCCCGGGACCTCCGTGAGGACGGAACCTCCCGCCTGACCATGGGCGTCGGCGAGTCGATCGGAACCGTGTCGCCGTTCACCGGTGAAGGCATCGTCTACTCGCTCGAATGCGCGAGGATCTTTGCAGACTCGATGGAGGACCCCGAGGCATACACACGGACCGTGCTCGCCCGGTTCTCGTGGATGAAGAAGGAGCGGGAGACGCTCGACTACCTGCTCGCCCAGGGGAAGAACGGCGGACCGAGGATGCGGGACCGGTGGAGGTTCTTCCAAAACGCCCACCGCTCTGGCATCGGGCTCCCCGTCCTGGAGGCGTTCAAGCGGATGGGGAGCCTCTCCCGGTGGGTGGAGGGGTCAGACGGGTGA